DNA from Thermoproteota archaeon:
CCCGCGGAGATGTAGTTATACGCCGGGATGGGCGAAAAGAACACTATTGTATCGGCCCCATACTTCTCTACTATGTCTAGGACCTTGCCAGCGATCTCCCTGAGAGCCTCGTCCCACGTCACCCTCTTGAACTTCCCCTCTCCCCTTTTGCCGACCCTCTTGTAGGGATAGCGGACTCTCATGGGGCCATGCACGTATCTCACAAAGGATGCGCCCCTCATGCAGCCCCTCGGGTTGTAGGCGCTTCCCGCTACTGGATCATACGCATCATAATCGGCGGCCTGCTTCAACCCGATTATGACATTCCCCCTCACGTACGCGTTCCACCCACACGCCTGAGTGCAGTTCGCTGCGCAGAGTGATCTAACAGCTCTGTCGTAGGACACCCTCCCAGCGTACATCCTCAGTGCTCTCCTGTGAGATAGTGGCTCCAAGTACCTGTACGCTAGCTTACCTCCCTTCATCTGCTCAAGAGAGGTTATCACAGCTATAGAGGCAACTCCAGCAGCTGCTAGCTTCAAAAACTCTCTGCGAGTCACTTTGGGAGCGCTCTCCGAACTTCCTCCCGATTTCAGGATCTCAGTTTCCGACATACACACCACCCGCTGGGTGGCTGAACGTATCGACAGGTATGAAAATATTAAATTTTACCCATGAGAGGTTCTTCAACGATAATTTAATGTAAATATAAGCTGATGAACTCTTAAACTTTTTTGATTCAATAATCTTCCTATATATTTCTTGGATTAACAATGACATGTGGAAAGTATCACTGTGTCATACAGCCTTAACGAATCGCGTGCTATATACAGGGAGAAATGTGGGAACCGTTCCTTCCTTGCAAAATTGTGTGAAAGAGGAATCACATATAATCGATAATGCGAGATTTAGGTAACAGCATTGACGGAATATCATCTTGTTACTGCCGGGAAGGCGATTAACTTACTCCGCTATAGAGGTCATCAGGAAGGTCGCTGTCTGGTACCTTCTTGGTAGCGGATTGTTTGCGTGCCACATGCTCGATCCTTCTCAATCGGCTCTTTAAGGAGGGACTCCAAGAGAACAAGCCGAGAATTCCCCTTAGCGAGGGGGTGAATCTTGCTACTAGGAAGGGATTTCCGGTCTTAGTGGCTGCCACTTTCACAAGAGCGGACGCAAGGTGGTGGGGCCTTCCGGTAACAAATACGGAGAACTCGTCGGCCCTGTATTCGAGCCTCCTCGACAGGGCGGCGCCCATTATGGTCCCGACGGGGATATTCGTCAGGCTGAGTGCTAGGGCTGCAATCCTTATCATCGAGTGGTGTTCCACCAGATGGCACATCTCATGGGCCAGCACAGCCTTTAACTCTTCCTCGCTTAACAGATCAAGCATGCCATGGGTCAATACGATGGCACCGCTCCTGACTCCTACCTGAGCAGCAAAGGCATCTGGAGGACCTGGCCTTATCCCCAGCCTCACCCTCCACCTTGGAGGGGCGATCCCCTCTAGAATCCGGTGAAGTTCGTGATCATGGGGTAACCAACTTATCCTCAAGGTAGAGAGTACCATCCGACCCGCCAAGATTCCCATCAGTGGTAGGGAAGCTATAGCTAGGGAGGAGAGAAGCAGGATCCACGATCCGAGTTCCAGAGAGAGTAATAACAGCACTCCCGATGTGACAAGGATGTAAACAATCACTTCTCCACCCTCCCCTCGATCCTCCTCAACAGTTCCCTGAGCTCCTCCTCATCGAGCCGACTGGTGCTCTCCTCGACGAACCTGAGTAGTGCCACCTTCCCCAAGATGCGAGAAAGCCTGTCTACAGCTTCTCTCACCATCCTGCGCTCATACTCCTCATGGGTCACCGCGGGCCTATAGATGTAGTAAGTGCCGCCTCTTCCCCTCGCGCCCTCCCTGAGCAGGAGCCCCTTCCTGTACAACCTAGATACCACGGTGCTGACGGTAGTGAGCGAGAGCTTTCTCTCCTTGTCCCTGTTTATCTCCTCGAGAATCTCCCGTACCGTCGCCTCTCCCTTTCGGAAGAGTATCTCCATCACTTTAGGTTCGAGGGGTTCCCTGCCCATCATACTACATGACGTAGTAGCAATTTAAGTGATCGCATTTGCTTTTGACCCCATCACGAAACGATATAAATAACCTACTACATAGTGTAGTAGGTGGCAATGTGATAGAGGTGCGCGGCCTCACCAAGGCCTACGGAGAGAAGGTTGCAGTCCAAGACCTGAGTTTCTCCGTGCGGAGAGGAGAGATATTCGGGCTTTTAGGGCCCAACGGAGCCGGAAAGACGACTACAATAAGGATAATCGCCTGCATTATCCCGCCGGACTCCGGGAAAATAGAGGTGAACGGCCACGACGCGGTTGAGGATCCATTATCAGTGAAGGCCAGCGTCGGCCTCTTACCCGAGAGGATCTCCCTTTACGAGAGGCTCACAGTCATGGAGAACCTCCTCTTCTTCGCTCGCCTGTACGGGGTCGAGGAACCGGTGCTCAAGATAAAGGAGCTCCTTAACAAGCTGGAGATCCAAGATAGATCTGAAGAACCAGTTTCCAAGCTCTCCAAGGGTTTGAAGCAGCGAGTCTCTATAGTCAGGGCTCTGCTACACGATCCTCCAGTCCTCCTGTTGGACGAGCCCACATCGGGCTTGGATCCCATGAGTGCCGGGGTGATGAGGTCCCTGATACAGGACCTCTCCTCTCAGGGCAGGACGATCCTGTTGAGCTCCCACAACCTCTGGGAAGTCCAGCAACTCTGTCACAGGGTTGCGATGATCAACACCAGACTCCTAGCACTGGGATCGGTGGATGAACTGTCCGCGAAGTTCTTAGGACCTCCGAAGGTCAGGTTGCTGCTAGAGGAGGCAAGGAAAGAGGTGCTGGAAGCCATTCAATCAGTTAACGGCGTCATTACCTTAGAGCGGAGGGATGGGGAGATCTTGATAGAGGTCAAGGATCCCGAGAGAATGGTTCCCGCGATCAGCGAGGCCGTCGTTAAGGCCGGAGGACGCATCCTCGAGATCAGCGTGGTGAGGCCCGAGCTGGAGGATCTCTTCGTGAGGGTGGTCGGAGATGAA
Protein-coding regions in this window:
- a CDS encoding M48 family metalloprotease, with amino-acid sequence MIVYILVTSGVLLLLSLELGSWILLLSSLAIASLPLMGILAGRMVLSTLRISWLPHDHELHRILEGIAPPRWRVRLGIRPGPPDAFAAQVGVRSGAIVLTHGMLDLLSEEELKAVLAHEMCHLVEHHSMIRIAALALSLTNIPVGTIMGAALSRRLEYRADEFSVFVTGRPHHLASALVKVAATKTGNPFLVARFTPSLRGILGLFSWSPSLKSRLRRIEHVARKQSATKKVPDSDLPDDLYSGVS
- a CDS encoding ABC transporter ATP-binding protein, with the protein product MIEVRGLTKAYGEKVAVQDLSFSVRRGEIFGLLGPNGAGKTTTIRIIACIIPPDSGKIEVNGHDAVEDPLSVKASVGLLPERISLYERLTVMENLLFFARLYGVEEPVLKIKELLNKLEIQDRSEEPVSKLSKGLKQRVSIVRALLHDPPVLLLDEPTSGLDPMSAGVMRSLIQDLSSQGRTILLSSHNLWEVQQLCHRVAMINTRLLALGSVDELSAKFLGPPKVRLLLEEARKEVLEAIQSVNGVITLERRDGEILIEVKDPERMVPAISEAVVKAGGRILEISVVRPELEDLFVRVVGDEVGQDSSSG
- a CDS encoding BlaI/MecI/CopY family transcriptional regulator; this encodes MGREPLEPKVMEILFRKGEATVREILEEINRDKERKLSLTTVSTVVSRLYRKGLLLREGARGRGGTYYIYRPAVTHEEYERRMVREAVDRLSRILGKVALLRFVEESTSRLDEEELRELLRRIEGRVEK